The Niastella koreensis GR20-10 genome includes a window with the following:
- a CDS encoding BlaI/MecI/CopY family transcriptional regulator codes for MATTKTIKPTESELEILQILWKKGNASVREVHEELLQTKEAGYTTTLKLMQIMHEKGLVKRDDSIKTHIYQAAVSKEKTQKHLLNKMIDSLFGGSSGELVMQALGNHKASAEELEEIQKILDNLKKQ; via the coding sequence AAAACCCACTGAGAGTGAGTTAGAGATCCTGCAGATCTTATGGAAAAAAGGGAATGCCAGCGTACGTGAAGTGCACGAAGAATTGTTGCAAACCAAGGAAGCCGGCTATACCACTACCCTGAAACTGATGCAGATCATGCATGAAAAAGGTTTGGTAAAACGTGACGATTCTATAAAGACCCACATTTACCAGGCAGCGGTAAGCAAAGAAAAAACCCAAAAGCATTTATTAAATAAGATGATCGATAGCCTGTTTGGCGGGTCATCCGGTGAACTGGTGATGCAGGCCCTGGGTAATCACAAAGCATCGGCGGAAGAACTGGAGGAGATCCAAAAAATCTTAGACAATCTGAAAAAACAATAA